The Tistrella bauzanensis genome window below encodes:
- a CDS encoding gamma carbonic anhydrase family protein, producing MTLPDIQLEAPTDIVPADAVARHFPGAIILPFADRFPRIDASCFIAPSAVVIGDVEIGAKSSVWYGCVLRGDVNSIRVGRGVNLQDGTIVHVNRASFATFIGDDVTIGHRAVIHACTLQAGAFVGMSATVLDGAVVDGGAIVGAGALVGQEKHVAAGELWGGVPARKLRDIGTDGMPMLAATARHYADLAAVHQGIVRQEMAPRASGG from the coding sequence ATGACTTTACCCGACATCCAGCTTGAGGCGCCGACCGATATCGTCCCGGCCGATGCGGTGGCGCGGCACTTCCCCGGCGCGATCATTCTGCCTTTCGCCGACCGGTTTCCGCGGATCGACGCCTCGTGCTTCATCGCACCTAGTGCCGTGGTGATCGGGGATGTCGAAATCGGTGCCAAGAGCAGTGTCTGGTATGGCTGCGTGCTGCGCGGCGATGTCAACAGCATCCGGGTCGGTCGGGGCGTCAACCTTCAGGACGGCACGATCGTGCATGTCAACCGGGCGAGCTTCGCCACGTTCATCGGCGATGATGTCACCATCGGCCATCGCGCGGTCATCCATGCCTGCACGCTTCAGGCCGGCGCCTTTGTCGGCATGAGCGCCACCGTGCTCGACGGCGCGGTGGTCGATGGCGGCGCGATCGTCGGTGCCGGTGCGCTGGTCGGGCAGGAGAAGCATGTCGCGGCCGGCGAATTGTGGGGCGGTGTACCGGCCCGCAAGCTGCGCGATATCGGCACCGACGGCATGCCGATGCTGGCCGCGACCGCCCGGCATTATGCCGATCTGGCCGCGGTGCATCAGGGTATCGTGCGTCAGGAGATGGCCCCCCGGGCCTCCGGCGGCTGA